The Vitis riparia cultivar Riparia Gloire de Montpellier isolate 1030 chromosome 3, EGFV_Vit.rip_1.0, whole genome shotgun sequence genome includes a region encoding these proteins:
- the LOC117911664 gene encoding serine carboxypeptidase-like 18, with protein sequence MILLDAPVGTGFSYSRTAEGYNVNDTLSASQIYTFLRKWLINHPKFQKNPLYVSGDSYSGIIIPMVVQEISNGNDEGKEPKMNIQGYTIGNPVTDHFSDFNSRIAYTHRVGILSDELYEELKESCNGKYVYVDPSNVECTNNLKVYTQCINKIYSAHILEPSCAMLSPNPNASKLDQSSLQDINSIGLLLSQPQKPEPWCRSYNYVFSYLWANDKTVQKALHVREGTVKDWVRCNESLSYTSNVFSSVDYHRNLTKKAYRALIYSGDHDMLIPYVGTQAWIASLNLNISEDWQPWFVDGQVAGFRVECSHNKYLMTFATVKGAGHTAPEYRPKEGFAMVYRWLAHYFL encoded by the exons ATGATATTATTGGATGCGCCCGTGGGCACTGGATTCTCCTATTCACGAACTGCAGAAGGTTACAACGTGAACGACACACTATCAGCTTCACAAATCTATACTTTTCTAAGGAAG TGGCTTATCAATCACCCCAAGTTTCAGAAAAATCCACTCTATGTCAGTGGTGACTCATATTCAGGCATAATAATCCCCATGGTGGTTCAGGAAATATCCAATG GCAATGACGAAGGGAAAGAGCCAAAAATGAATATTCAA GGATACACGATTGGAAACCCAGTAACAGATCACTTTAGTGACTTCAATTCAAGAATTGCATACACTCATCGAGTAGGAATTCTTTCAGATGAGCTCTATGAG GAACTTAAAGAAAGCTGCAACGGGAAGTATGTATATGTAGATCCAAGCAATGTAGAATGCACAAACAATCTCAAAGTGTACACACAG tgtatcaataaaatatattctGCACACATATTGGAACCTTCGTGTGCCATGTTGTCACCAAATCCAAATGCATCAAAATTGGATCAAAGTTCCCTCCAAGATATCAATTCCATAGGTTTACTCCTTTCTCAACCTCAAAAACCTGAACCATGGTGCCGG AGTTATAACTACGTGTTTTCCTACCTCTGGGCTAATGATAAAACTGTCCAAAAGGCTCTTCACGTTCGAGAG GGAACAGTAAAGGACTGGGTGAGATGCAATGAAAGCTTGTCTTACACTTCTAATGTCTTCAGTTCTGTTGATTATCATCGAAATCTCACTAAGAAAGCTTATCGAGCTCTGATTTACAG TGGTGATCATGATATGCTTATTCCATATGTTGGTACACAAGCATGGATAGCATCTCTCAACTTAAATATTTCTGAAGACTGGCAACCATGGTTTGTGGATGGTCAAGTTGCAGG GTTTAGGGTTGAGTGTTCACACAACAAATATCTGATGACATTTGCTACTGTAAAG GGAGCGGGTCACACAGCTCCAGAATACAGGCCTAAGGAAGGCTTTGCCATGGTTTATAGGTGGCTTGCTCACTACTTTCTCTAG